ACCGGAGAAGCCCACCAGCCGCCGCATCACCGTGAAGCCTGCCGAGCGATAGAGCCGCACCGCGGGCTCGTTGCTCTCGATCACTTCGAGGCGCATCCGCACGTCGCCGCGGGCCCGTGCCTCGTCGAGGAGCCGCGCGAGGAGCTCGCGACCGATCCCCCTTCCGCGGAACGCGGGAGTGATCCCCATCGCAGCCAGGCGGCTCTCCCTGCCGCGGCGTGAGACGAGGAGCAAGGCAGCCGGCCCTTCCGCGTCGATGGCGACGCGGCTGTCCACGAGCGAGATTGCCTCGCCGCGGATCCGCGCGTCGAGGAGCGCAGGATCATCGGGCCAAGGAACGAAGTAGCCCTCGAAGGCCCTCGCGAAGAGGGTCGAGAGCTCGCGAAGGGAGAAGTCGGCGGTCGAAGCGAAGTCCATTGAAAAGAGGCTACACTGCCGTTGAACGGTTGTCGGGAGACGGCCGCGTTCGAGATCTGCGCAATTGCCGCAAAGCGGCTCGCCCGGATCAGCCCAGCTCTTCCTGCTCGAAGAAGCGCCTCGGTGCGGTTCCCGTCGCTTCGCGGAAATCGCGGATGAAGTGAGATTGATCGTAGTAGCCGGCATCGAGGGCAAGCTGTGCCAAGCTCTCGCCCGGCCCGTACGAGTCGATCGCGCTTCGAAGGCGTAGCATCGACGCGAACCGTTTCGGTGACGCGCCGATCTCCCGGCGAAAGCGCTTCTCCAAGGCGTCCTGGCTCAGGCCGAGCTCATCGGCGAGCGCACGGACCCGGATCGACGGTGTCGCCTGGATCGCTCGGGCCGCCGCCAGGGCGACGCGATCCCGAGCCCGGCATCGCCGCTTCAAAAGGAACGCCTCGAAGGCCGCGACGCGGTCCTGGTGATCCCCAGCGAGTGCAATTCGATCTTCCACCTCGTCGAGCTCATCACGCGGGAACAGCTCGTCGAGCGAGCAGGTCGCGCCGAAAAGCTCATGTAGACCAAGCTCGACGAACGGCGCCGCGGCTCCGGTGTGGAACTTGGCGAGCACCATTCCCCCGCCGGCGGAGGTACGCATCCTGCGCACGCTCGAGCGCAGCCCGGTCACGACTCTGTCTGGCACGCGCAGGTCTTCGCCGAGCAGAGTCGCTGCGCCGGAGAAGCGAAAGCCCACGATCAGGCCCGCCTCCGGGA
The Vulgatibacter incomptus DNA segment above includes these coding regions:
- a CDS encoding GNAT family N-acetyltransferase — translated: MDFASTADFSLRELSTLFARAFEGYFVPWPDDPALLDARIRGEAISLVDSRVAIDAEGPAALLLVSRRGRESRLAAMGITPAFRGRGIGRELLARLLDEARARGDVRMRLEVIESNEPAVRLYRSAGFTVMRRLVGFSGLLPPEPAQLEEVEPRVCAALLPEGLPWQLEPASIEAISTPSRAFRLGPAVAVVGASAGASIRIRAIAVEPSWRGQGAGCRLLRALAALHPDGRVELGAIFPEGLLDGFLAKNGFSRTALSQLEMEWLPPAK
- a CDS encoding helix-turn-helix domain-containing protein; this encodes MNVTTFAPCHVLAPYVRAFEVVEAREETTRTLLPEAGLIVGFRFSGAATLLGEDLRVPDRVVTGLRSSVRRMRTSAGGGMVLAKFHTGAAAPFVELGLHELFGATCSLDELFPRDELDEVEDRIALAGDHQDRVAAFEAFLLKRRCRARDRVALAAARAIQATPSIRVRALADELGLSQDALEKRFRREIGASPKRFASMLRLRSAIDSYGPGESLAQLALDAGYYDQSHFIRDFREATGTAPRRFFEQEELG